A single Aspergillus chevalieri M1 DNA, chromosome 3, nearly complete sequence DNA region contains:
- a CDS encoding hydrophobin family protein (COG:O;~EggNog:ENOG410PZ95;~InterPro:IPR001338,IPR019778;~PFAM:PF01185;~SECRETED:SignalP(1-16);~antiSMASH:Cluster_3.1;~go_component: GO:0009277 - fungal-type cell wall [Evidence IEA];~go_function: GO:0005199 - structural constituent of cell wall [Evidence IEA]), with the protein MKFFAVAATFAATAVALPNANGGHKDPHQLTLEQAQNTCGKAQVSCCNKQIKSGDSFEKNEGVLNGVLKGILGDRGSEGLALFDQCSELDISILGLTDLLGNDKCNQNIACCDATNAEAEGGLVNVALPCVQLQDLI; encoded by the exons ATGAAGTTCTTCGCTGTTGCTGCCACCTTCGCCGCCACCGCTGTGGCCCTTCCCAACGCCAACGGTGGCCACAAGGACCCCCACCAGTTGACCCTCGAGCAGGCCCAGAACACCTGCGGTAAGGCTCAGGTCTCTTGCTGCAACAAGCAGATCAAGTCTGGCGACAGCTTCGAGAAGAACGAGGGTGTCCTCAACGGTGTCCTCAAGGGTATTCTCGGTGACCGTGGCAGCGAGGGTCTTGCTCTCTTCGACCAGTGCTCCGAGCTCGACATTTCTA TCCTCGGTCTTACCGACCTCCTTGGTAACGACAAGTGCAACCAGAACATTGCTTGCTGCGATGCTACCAACGCTGAGGCT GAGGGTGGTCTCGTCAACGTTGCCCTGCCTTGCGTCCAGCTCCAGGACCTCATCTAG
- a CDS encoding uncharacterized protein (COG:G;~EggNog:ENOG410PW2X;~InterPro:IPR020846,IPR011701,IPR036259;~PFAM:PF07690;~SMCOG1106:major facilitator transporter;~TransMembrane:12 (i57-80o92-110i122-145o151-169i181-203o209-229i283-302o322-341i362-381o396-417i429-447o459-482i);~antiSMASH:Cluster_3.1;~go_function: GO:0022857 - transmembrane transporter activity [Evidence IEA];~go_process: GO:0055085 - transmembrane transport [Evidence IEA]) — protein MLSDTGPISTPTVEDLKGSDPESSLHLEDVIKNSPAERPAPPDAPCNWPRWKKNTQIAMVAFHSMMSTFMAAGIVPAYDMMAEMYGVNMSEISYLTSIQILLLGICPFFWKPLSSIYGRYPIMLLSVFGSMVCNIGGVFCTTYGTQMATRVLTAVLISPPIGIGSGIVTELCEPGERAQKLGWWTLMTTIGTPAGPFIMGFVIEHIGLQWVFWIFTILNFAQFVAYIVFGDETIYVSAEEGGKAPTKANSSFLTRLMPRRVDPRPLKPIEFIEPIFMARYPRVLIAACAHAVTFCYGNIAIVVEMPAAFGEKFDFGPQQIGLQYIAIIIGCALGEQLSGPMSDWWLKFLLRRRGHTCPADRLWVSYIGYGTVIAGLLTWGFQLQSASETWNVTPCVGAAIASFGNQMLTTILTSFAVDSYKEMSTTVGVFVNICRQIYGFIGPFYFIPLFEALGLDGAAGVFVAIIGACSLIPIICIQLIALRKDNKAVY, from the exons ATGTTGAGCGATACAGGGCCGATTTCGACGCCGACAGTCGAGGATCTCAAAGGATCGGATCCAGAGTCTTCGCTACACCTCGAAGATGTGATCAAGAACAGTCCGGCTGAGCGACCAGCGCCTCCTGACGCACCATGCAACTGGCCCCGATGGAAGAAGAACACGCAGATTGCCATGGTGGCCTTCCATTCCATGATGTCGACCTTCATGGCAGCAGGCATCGTCCCGGCATACGACATGATGGCCGAGATGTACGGGGTCAATATGTCCGAAATCAGCTACCTCACTTCGATTCAGATTCTCCTCCTGGGAATATGCCCCTTCTTCTGGAAGCCACTGAGCTCCATCTATGGCCGCTATCCCATCATGTTGCTGTCCGTGTTTGGTAGCATGGTCTGCAATATCGGTGGTGTGTTCTGCACTACGTACGGAACCCAGATGGCCACTCGTGTGCTCACTGCCGTCCTCATCTCCCCTCCCATCGGTATTGGCAGCGGTATCGTCACGGAATTGTGTGAGCCGGGCGAGCGCGCACAGAAGCTCGGTTGGTGGACGCTCATGACTACCATTGGTACCCCGGCCGGTCCATTCATCATGGGCTTTGTGATCGAACACATCGGTCTGCAGTGGGTATTTTGGATCTTCACCATTCTAAACTTCGCCCAGTTTGTTGCCTATATCGTCTTTGGTGACGAAACCATCTACGTCTCCgcagaggaaggaggaaaggcCCCGACCAAGGCCAACAGCAGCTTCCTGACGCGACTGATGCCCCGACGCGTCGATCCCCGTCCGCTGAAGCCGATTGAGTTCATCGAGCCTATCTTCATGGCGCGCTACCCTCGCGTGCTGATTGCCGCCTGCGCCCACGCTGTCACTTTCTGTTACGGAAACATCGCCATCGTCGTCGAGATGCCCGCAGCTTTTGGCGAGAAGTTCGACTTTGGCCCTCAGCAGATCGGCCTGCAGTACATCGCTATAATCATCGGTTGCGCCCTGGGTGAGCAGCTGAGTGGTCCGATGTCCGACTGGTGGCTCAAGTTCCTCCTTCGCAGACGCGGCCACACCTGTCCGGCCGATCGTCTATGGGTTTCATACATTGGTTACGGCACCGTTATCGCTGGACTGTTGACCTGGGGCTTCCAACTGCAAAGTGCATCTGAAACATGGAATGTGACCCCTTGCGTGGGCGCGGCCATAGCCAGTTTCGGTAACCAGATGCTCACCACCATCCTGACTTCTTTCGCTGTCGACAGCTACAAGGAGATGTCTACTACTGTCGGTGTTTTTGTCAACATCTGCCGACAGATTTACGGATTT ATCGGTCCGTTCTATTTCATTCCTTTGTTCGAAGCATTGGGTCTCGATGGTGCCGCCGGTGTATTCGTTGCAATTATTGGTGCTTGCTCACTGATTCCGATCATCTGTATACAATTAATTGCTCTTCGGAAGGATAATAAAGCTGTGTATTAG
- a CDS encoding uncharacterized protein (COG:G;~EggNog:ENOG410PJWU;~InterPro:IPR020846,IPR011701,IPR036259;~PFAM:PF07690;~TransMembrane:12 (i68-87o99-121i133-154o160-184i196-217o237-256i343-364o384-408i415-434o440-461i473-495o501-522i);~go_function: GO:0022857 - transmembrane transporter activity [Evidence IEA];~go_process: GO:0055085 - transmembrane transport [Evidence IEA]) has product MPDKEKDEIQSATATPSPSVEEGKLTAIDDPQVEQFYGSSTTESYRLKSELVGKCLEEIGMGRFQWQLFVVTGFGWIVDNLASQGLGSVQPPIELELPGIVQVSFSSVAYYAGLIAGASFWGISSDFIGRRPAFNCTLLIAGVFLCAAGGALNFVTFSALWAVIGTAAGGNVPVDSMIFLEFVPGSHQWLLTALSAWWNLGQLIVSLIAWVFLAHYSCPTDFTPNTCFRSENMGWRYTQITIGALSLAFTIIRTILFKMPETPRYLLSKGRDGDAVEAVNHVARQNKKPEPLTVEMLQAIDEQLGIDTSHARAVGLSNREIIRESLQDLNGTHYKALFATKRLSLHTGLIWLIWLTIGIAYPLYFNFLPSYLATRFTQNVSLDLTYRNYCIESAVGVVGPLSAAFLVNTFFGRRWMMGLSAIVTGAFLFAYVAVNTPAASLAFACVTGMLANFEYAVMYAFTPEAFPGPHRGTGTGTAAALLRFGGLAASLISAYTGFTTAPIYASAALWIAVGMLCFALPFETHGHAAI; this is encoded by the exons ATGCCGGATAAGGAAAAGGACGAGATCCAGTCCGCCACTGCTACCCCTTCTCCCTCTGTGGAGGAAGGGAAGCTTACAGCTATCGACGACCCCCAAGTTGAGCAATTCTATGGCTCGTCCACTACCGAATCGTATCGGCTCAAATCCGAATTAGTGGGGAAATGCCTCGAGGAAATTGGGATGGGACG ATTCCAATGGCAACTCTTTGTGGTTACCGGTTTTGGGTGGATCGTCGACAAC TTGGCATCACAAGGACTCGGAAGCGTCCAGCCCCCGATTGAGCTCGAATTGCCGGGAATAGTACAAGTCAGTTTCAGCTCTGTGGCGTACTATGCCGGACTCATCGCGGGGGCCTCATTCTGGGGCATCTCCAGTGACTTTATCGGTCGACGACCGGCGTTCAACTGCACGCTGTTGATAGCAGGAGTCTTCCTGTGCGCTGCAGGAGGTGCATTGAATTTCGTTACATTCAGCGCTCTTTGGGCAGTAATTGGGACAGCAGCTGGTGGGAACGTACCAGTAGACTCGATGATATTTCTGGAATTCGTGCCGGGCAG TCATCAATGGCTTCTGACAGCCTTATCTGCATGGTGGAACCTCGGACAGCTGATTGTGTCGTTAATCGCCTGGGTGTTCCTGGCGCACTATAGCTGTCCAACGGACTTCACACCAAACACATGCTTTCGCAGCGAGAATATGGGATG GCGATACACGCAAATTACCATCGGTGCATTATCACTAGCTTTCACTATCATCCGCACAATCCTGTTCAAGATGCCCGAAACCCCGAGATATCTTCTGTCAAAGGGGAGAGACGGCGATGCCGTTGAAGCAGTCAACCATGTGGCACGTCAGAACAAAAAGCCCGAACCACTCACGGTCGAGATGCTTCAGGCCATCGATGAGCAGCTAGGAATTGACACCTCCCATGCGAGAGCTGTTGGTCTCTCCAATAGAGAGATTATCCGGGAATCGCTACAGGACTTGAATGGCACGCATTACAAGGCGCTGTTTGCGACAAAGAGACTCAGCCTACACACGGGCCTGATCTGGCTCATATGGCTCACTATTG GAATCGCATATCCGCTCTACTTCAACTTTCTGCCCTCGTACCTCGCGACGAGATTCACTCAAAACGTGTCCTTGGATCTCACGTACCGCAACTACTGTATTGAGTCTGCGGTTGGCGTTGTGGGCCCTCTCTCCGCAGCTTTTCTGGTAAACACCTTCTTCGGGCGTCGCTGGATGATGGGCCTGTCAGCTATCGTGACAGGTGCATTTCTTTTTGCATATGTGGCTGTCAACACACCCGCGGCAAGTTTAGCTTTTGCATGTGTCACGGGGATGTTGGCAAACTTCG AGTATGCCGTCATGTACGCCTTCACTCCTGAAGCCTTTCCGGGTCCGCATCGAGGCACGGGCACGGGTACGGCAGCCGCGTTGCTGCGCTTTGGAGGGTTGGCGGCCAGTTTAATCTCGGCTTATACGGGATTTACAACTGCGCCTATTTATGCGAGTGCAGCCCTATGGATAGCGGTCGGAATGCTCTGTTTTGCACTACCGTTTGAAACCCACGGGCATGCAGCTATATAG
- a CDS encoding uncharacterized protein (COG:G;~EggNog:ENOG410Q1QE;~InterPro:IPR020846,IPR011701,IPR036259;~PFAM:PF07690;~TransMembrane:12 (i49-70o82-106i118-137o143-162i174-194o206-225i281-299o319-337i358-376o388-410i417-442o454-476i);~go_function: GO:0022857 - transmembrane transporter activity [Evidence IEA];~go_process: GO:0055085 - transmembrane transport [Evidence IEA]), whose product MKECHTAEFTLLQTALTEQELELTPDGKHVRWANTNPRHPRNWHPLRKAYDIGVIILLEFYTTAVSTSGATAAKDARHQFGISLTLSIFLYVSSFSLVQGVGNILFPPYSETFGRKGLYVISTAIFSIFCVIIAAVPSPAASVVGRAVTGFVSAIPNVVITGSIEDMFNSRDRIWLVFVYFAIADFGVATGPVMSMHITTRLGWRWVFYISAMVTGFLGGLLLLIKESRPSLLLAREVEHLRKVTGDESLQPLNPDHAPDFRTFVRTALLRPIRLFATEPIVFICAIMQGTSVALIYLFTEALPPIYQSMGFAPAPSSLPFFAIALGFLGNIVTRLWDIRIANRHREKGHPPLPENKLMGLFVAAPALATGLWWFAWVIPPAIKNVHWFVSCLPLFLVGFALNEFSIVLAGYMADSYLGYAASGFAALALARSVLSAMFPLFADNMFNALGSNVAVSVLASVATVFCATPFLFTYYGRRLRERSQFAKYSLQVYTENTVDQEGY is encoded by the exons ATGAAAGAGTGTCACACCGCAGAGTTTACTCTTCTCCAAACAGCATTGACGGAGCAAGAACTGGAACTGACACCGGATGGAAAACACGTCCGCTGGGCCAACACGAATCCACGACATCCACGAAATTGGCATCCGCTACGGAAGGCTTACGATATAGGCGTCATCATTCTTCTGGAGTTTTATAC CACTGCTGTCAGCACATCAGGA GCAACGGCCGCGAAAGATGCTCGTCACCAATTTGGAATCAGTCTTACTCTGTCTATATTCCTCTACGTCTCTAG TTTTTCGTTAGTGCAGGGTGTCGGAAATATTTTATTTCCACCTTATTCCGAAACATTTGGGCGAAAGGGGCTCTACGTGATAAGCACGGCCATCTTCAGCATATTCTGTGTCATCATTGCCGCCGTTCCATCACCAGCAGCTTCCGTCGTTGGCCGTGCCGTGACCGGCTTCGTCTCCGCGATTCCCAATGTGGTGATCACCGGTAGCATCGAGGATATGTTCAATTCACGGGATCGCATCTGGCTGGTATTTGTGTATTTCGCCATCGCCGATTTTGGGGTTGCTACGGGGCCCGTGATGAGCATGCACATCACTACGCGTCTTGGATG GAGATGGGTGTTTTATATTTCCGCCATGGTTACGGGGTTCCTAGGAGGACTGCTGTTGCTGATCAAAGAATCACGGCCGTCGCTCCTGCTGGCCCGGGAAGTCGAGCATTTGCGGAAGGTGACTGGGGACGAGTCGCTCCAGCCGCTAAATCCCGACCATGCGCCCGACTTTCGCACCTTTGTGCGTACCGCTCTTCTTAGGCCAATTCGCCTATTTGCCACAGAACCTATTGTGTTCATTTGCGCGATTATGCAGGGGACCTCCGTCGCCTTGATCTACCTGTTCACTGAAGCTTTGCCCCCGATTTACCAGTCAATGGGCTTCGCGCCAGCGCCATCCAGCCTTCCATTTTTCGCCATTGCTCTTGGATTCCTGGGCAACATTGTTACTCGCCTCTGGGATATTCGCATTGCCAATCGCCATCGGGAGAAGGGTCATCCGCCGTTGCCCGAAAACAAACTGATGGGTCTCTTTGTGGCCGCGCCGGCGTTGGCCACGGGCCTCTGGTGGTTCGCTTGGGTTATTCCTCCGGCGATCAAAAATGTGCACTGGTTTGTGAGCTGCTTGCCGCTGTTCTTGGTTGGCTTTGCTCTCAACGAGTTCAGTATTGTGCTGGCAGGGTATATGGCCGACAGCTACCTAGGTTACGCGGCCAGCGGGTTCGCGGCGCTTGCCCTCGCACGCTCAGTCCTGTCAGCCATGTTTCCGCTCTTTGCGGACAATATGTTCAACGCACTAGGTTCGAATGTTGCAGTCTCCGTTTTGGCATCTGTGGCTACTGTGTTCTGTGCCACGCCATTTCTTTTTACTTATTACGGGCGGCGACTGCGGGAGAGGAGCCAGTTCGCCAAATACAGTTTGCAGGTTTATACCGAAAACACGGTGGACCAGGAGGGATATTAG
- a CDS encoding MFS transporter (COG:G;~EggNog:ENOG410Q2X6;~InterPro:IPR005829,IPR020846,IPR011701,IPR036259;~PFAM:PF07690;~TransMembrane:12 (i49-71o91-111i123-145o151-172i179-204o210-229i286-310o322-342i363-383o389-413i420-438o458-477i);~antiSMASH:Cluster_3.1;~go_component: GO:0016021 - integral component of membrane [Evidence IEA];~go_function: GO:0022857 - transmembrane transporter activity [Evidence IEA];~go_process: GO:0055085 - transmembrane transport [Evidence IEA]): MALSPMAQETPKMVNSKDVELSASISAQNDNFEVTFEPDGADNPKNWPVWYRTFIVATASFSTTCVVLYSTSYTAGVPGIQVSFDISDRTIALLGLTTYLLGLALGCLVLAPLSEMYGRRPIYVVTGALYAALILPVALAPNYAAVVASRIFSGFFGSATVASAPGTVNDLISSKHRALAFSLWSLGAMNGPVLGPIIGGFVYQYLGWRWINWIVLICAGVSFVAFSLCNETYAPAILRAKREKKQKETGDKRYWCRYDNRTDGWQLIRTNLTRPLSMAILEPICLFWNLYVGVIYAVLFLCFVGYPIVFQEQRGWSPGLAGLGYLGIGVGVVLAVLSEPLVRKMIQMHRLDPVTGQIPPEAAVSPICIGSILIPIGEFWFSWTARPSVHWICPILAGVPFGLGNGLVFIYATTYLASSYTIYAASALAGNSVVRYVFGGVLPLAGSQMYHRMGVNWAGTMLALVEVVLIPIPFVFYRYGWKIRQRSPLISKM; the protein is encoded by the exons ATGGCACTCTCTCCGATGGCGCAGGAAACACCTAAAATGGTAAATTCTAAGGATGTGGAGCTTTCTGCATCTATTTCTGCTCAAAATGACAACTTCGAGGTTACATTTGAACCAGATGGAGCTGATAATCCGAAAAATTGGCCGGTTTGGTATCGGACGTTCATCGTGGCAACGGCCTCTTTCTCGACGACTTGCGT AGTCCTATATTCAACATCGTACACCGCTGGAGTCCCTGGAATTCAAGTGTCCTTCGACATCTCCGACCGAACAATTGCCCTCCTCGGCCTGACAACATACCTCCTCGGCCTAGCACTAGGATGTCTAGTCTTGGCACCATTATCAGAAATGTACGGTCGTCGACCCATTTACGTCGTCACCGGTGCTCTTTATGCTGCGTTAATTCTGCCCGTCGCGCTGGCGCCCAATTATGCCGCTGTGGTGGCCAGTCGGATATTCAGCGGGTTCTTTGGTAGTGCGACTGTCGCGAGTGCGCCAGGAACGGTCAACGATCTTATTAGTTCTAAGCATCGTGCGCTGGCATTCAGTTTGTGGAGTTTAGGGGCTATGAATGGTCCGGTATTAG GTCCCATCATCGGCGGATTCGTCTACCAATACCTGGGATGGCGCTGGATCAACTGGATCGTGCTCATTTGCGCAGGCGTTTCCTTTGTGGCCTTCTCCTTGTGTAATGAAACTTACGCACCGGCAATTCTTCGAGCAAAACgagaaaagaagcaaaaagaaacagGCGACAAACGATACTGGTGTCGATACGACAACCGCACCGATGGATGGCAGCTCATTCGCACGAACCTGACACGCCCGTTATCCATGGCCATTCTCGAACCAATCTGTCTCTTCTGGAATCTCTACGTCGGTGTCATATACGCCGTGCTCTTCCTCTGCTTCGTCGGGTATCCAATTGTCTTCCAAGAACAGCGCGGCTGGTCTCCTGGTCTCGCAGGACTGGGATATCTGGGAATAGGCGTTGGAGTCGTTCTCGCAGTCTTATCTGAGCCCTTGGTCCGCAAAATGATACAGATGCACCGTCTGGATCCAGTCACAGGCCAGATACCACCAGAAGCAGCGGTCAGTCCCATCTGCATCGGAAGTATCTTGATTCCCATTGGTGAATTCTGGTTCTCCTGGACGGCACGGCCATCCGTCCATTGGATCTGCCCTATCTTGGctggagtgccattcggtcTGGGTAACGGTCTCGTTTTCATTTATGCCACTACTTACCTCGCCAGTAGCTATACGATATACGCCGCATCAGCATTGGCAGGAAACTCGGTGGTACGGTATGTCTTCGGGGGTGTGTTGCCGTTGGCTGGCTCGCAGATGTATCATCGTATGGGGGTTAATTGGGCTGGGACGATGCTGGCTTTGGTTGAGGTGGTCCTTATTCCAATTCCATTTGTGTTTTATCGGTATGGGTGGAAGATTCGGCAGAGAAGTCCGCTTATATCGAAGATGTGA